A segment of the Pedobacter faecalis genome:
ATTATAAAGATTTTTCTGCAAGTCCTCGCGCCCAGCGTACACGTGGCTGGTCATTAAGGCAGAATCAAAGTCTGCCCGGGGCACAATAATCTTTACGTCCGGATGTTCCGCCTGTAACCATTCAATAAACAAAAAAGTATCCGGCTCGTTCTTCTCTGCAATTGGCAGAAAAACATGAAGCGTCTTTACCCCGGTAAAATCAAGCCTTTTAAACTGTTCCAGCAAACCCAAACTCAACTCGGCAACCTGTCGCTCCGACAACGCCTTACGCTGCCTCATAGCCTCCTTTCTGATCTCCGCTTTCTTCATGTAAAACATCATTATTCTCAACAAAGATATCAACAACCCCAGCAATAACATCACCCCTCATCCCGAAGACCGCATTTTTTAACTGAACCTTTCGCATTAAAATGATGTGTTGCTGAGCGGCCTAGGAAATTTTGTCCCGCGAAGCGGGCAAAAGATTCCAGCCTCGAAGGAGCACATCATTTTACAACCATAGGCACCAAAAAATAAGGCTTCGGGAACCACTCCGAAGCCTCAATCAACCTAAACCTAAAACTAAACTATGAAAATTCTTATTTTACTCTTTCTACGTAATCACCTGTACGAGTATCAATCTTAACCTTATCGCCCTGATTGATAAACATAGGCACTTTGATCTCTACGCCTGTCTCTACGGTCGCATACTTCAATGCATTTGTAGAAGTATCTCCTTTTACAGCAGGCTCAGAGTACGTTACTTCCAATTCCACATGAGAAGGCGTTTGCGCCATGATCGGCTCATCACTTTCAAATGCGATGATCACGTTCATGCCTTCTTTCAAAAAGCGGACACTTTTACCGAATAATACCTTAGGGATATTGAACTGCTCAAACGTGTTGTTGTCCATCACCACCAATGCATCACCATCTTCGTATAAATACTGATAGTCATTGGTTTCTACACGACAAATTTCTACTTCTTCGTCAACACGAAACCTGTATTCAACCAGTTTACCGGTTTTCACGTTTCGCATTCTAGACTGATAAAAAGCGCGCAGGTTACCTGGTGTACGGTGGATAAATTCCTCAACCTGTACCAGTTCTCCGTTGAAGCGAAGGATGTTGCCGTTTTTTATATCTGATGCTTTTGCCATTTTCCTGAAATTGCGCCCATACTACCGGCCCTTTTTCGTGCCGCAAAGGTACAGACTATTTTTTAATTATACAATACCTATTTTAAAATTATTTTTAGCTCCTCTCAAAGATAAATCTTATCCCTTAAAATCCGCCATCTCAACAAAATGATTACAAAAGGAATATTCGTCTTCCTGATTAGATCCAACCACGACAAGCCTGTCTGAAGTGAACCTGCCGATCAGTTGTTGATACCAGGCCAGTCCTTGTTTGTCTAAATTCGATGCCGG
Coding sequences within it:
- a CDS encoding 5-formyltetrahydrofolate cyclo-ligase, encoding MKKAEIRKEAMRQRKALSERQVAELSLGLLEQFKRLDFTGVKTLHVFLPIAEKNEPDTFLFIEWLQAEHPDVKIIVPRADFDSALMTSHVYAGREDLQKNLYNILEPQKSALHTGDVDMVLVPLLAFDRRGYRAGYGKGFYDRFLSGLKTLKVGVSFFGPVEEIEDVHENDVRLDCCITPERMYSFD
- the efp gene encoding elongation factor P, with product MAKASDIKNGNILRFNGELVQVEEFIHRTPGNLRAFYQSRMRNVKTGKLVEYRFRVDEEVEICRVETNDYQYLYEDGDALVVMDNNTFEQFNIPKVLFGKSVRFLKEGMNVIIAFESDEPIMAQTPSHVELEVTYSEPAVKGDTSTNALKYATVETGVEIKVPMFINQGDKVKIDTRTGDYVERVK